The Solanum lycopersicum chromosome 6, SLM_r2.1 genome has a window encoding:
- the CCS52B gene encoding cell cycle switch 52B isoform X1, whose product MEPITQRRKSGINLPSTMSETSLRLDAFSSPPRSKRTTNLASSPMSNRSPRTISNLSSSPSSKSASCSDRFIPCRSSSRLHTFGLVEKASPVKEGGGGNNDAYSRLLKSELFGADFSCFSSPADTSLSNEVSTPPKPPRKVPKTPHKVLDAPSLQDDFYLNLVDWSSQNILAVGLGTCVYLWTASNSRVTKLCDLGPTDSVCSVQWTREGSYISIGTSLGQVQVWDGTQCKKVRTFGGHQTRTGVLAWSSRILSSGSRDRNILQHDVRVPSDFVSKFIGHKSEVCGLKWSHDDRELASGGNDNQLLVWNQRSQQSVLKLTEHTAAVKAITWSPHQCGLLASGGGTADRCIRFWNTINGNQLNHIDTGSQVCNLAWSKNVNEIVSTHGYSQNQIMVWKYPSMSKVATLTGHSLRVLYLAMSPDGQTIVTGAGDETLRFWNVFPSVKIPAAVKDTGVWSLGRTHIR is encoded by the exons atggaGCCGATAACTCAAAGAAGAAAGAGTGGAATTAACCTTCCATCTACAATGTCGGAAACCTCTCTTCGTCTTGATGCTTTTTCTTCTCCTCCCAGATCAAAGCGAACAACCAATTTGGCTTCATCGCCGATGTCAAACAGGTCACCTCGGACAATATCGAATCTGTCATCATCTCCGTCTTCTAAATCTGCAAGTTGCAGTGATAGATTCATTCCTTGTAGATCTTCTTCAAGGCTGCATACTTTTGGTCTGGTGGAGAAGGCGTCTCCGGTgaaagaaggaggaggaggaaacAATGATGCATATTCCAGGTTGTTGAAATCTGAGCTTTTTGGAGCTGATTTTAGTTGTTTCTCTTCTCCTGCAG ATACTTCCCTCTCAAACGAAGTTTCTACCCCTCCTAAACCCCCTAGGAAAGTGCCTAAAACACCCCACAag GTTTTGGATGCACCATCACTTCAAGATGATTTCTATTTGAACCTAGTTGATTGGTCCTCGCAGAATATACTTGCTGTTGGGCTTGGAACTTGTGTTTATTTATGGACAGCTTCAAATAGTAGA GTGACAAAGTTGTGCGACTTAGGACCGACTGATAGTGTCTGCTCTGTCCAATGGACTAGGGAGGGGTCTTATATATCAATCGGTACAAGTCTTGGGCAAGTTCAGGTTTGGGATGGAACTCAATGCAAGAAGGTTAGAACATTTGGTGGACATCAAACAAGAACTGGAGTCCTTGCCTGGAGTTCGCGCATCCTATCTTCTGGTAGTAGAGACAGAAACATCCTTCAGCATGACGTTCGTGTTCCAAGTGACTTTGTTAGCAAATTTATCGGTCACAAGTCCGAG GTATGTGGATTGAAATGGTCTCATGATGATCGAGAACTTGCGTCAGGGGGAAATGACAATCAG CTGTTAGTGTGGAATCAGCGATCTCAGCAATCTGTTTTGAAGCTAACGGAGCATACTGCCGCTGTTAAGGCCATTACCTGGTCTCCTCATCAATGTGGCCTTCTGGCATCAGGAGGAGGAACAGCTGATCGATGTATTCGTTTTTGGAACACAATAAATGGCAATCAGTTGAACCATATTGATACAGGAAGCCAG GTATGCAATCTAGCGTGGAGTAAAAATGTAAATGAGATAGTTAGTACACATGGTTATTCCCAAAACCAAATCATGGTGTGGAAGTATCCATCAATGTCAAAG GTTGCTACTCTAACTGGCCATAGTCTGCGTGTCCTATATCTTGCCATGTCACCTGATGGCCAG ACAATAGTAACTGGAGCAGGAGATGAGACTCTCCGCTTTTGGAATGTATTTCCGTCAGTAAAAATTCCT GCAGCAGTGAAGGACACAGGAGTATGGTCTTTAGGCAGGACGCACATACGTTGA
- the CCS52B gene encoding cell cycle switch 52B: protein MEPITQRRKSGINLPSTMSETSLRLDAFSSPPRSKRTTNLASSPMSNRSPRTISNLSSSPSSKSASCSDRFIPCRSSSRLHTFGLVEKASPVKEGGGGNNDAYSRLLKSELFGADFSCFSSPAGTKGCANSPMSPSKNMLRFKTENSGPNSPSVLGHTDTSLSNEVSTPPKPPRKVPKTPHKVLDAPSLQDDFYLNLVDWSSQNILAVGLGTCVYLWTASNSRVTKLCDLGPTDSVCSVQWTREGSYISIGTSLGQVQVWDGTQCKKVRTFGGHQTRTGVLAWSSRILSSGSRDRNILQHDVRVPSDFVSKFIGHKSEVCGLKWSHDDRELASGGNDNQLLVWNQRSQQSVLKLTEHTAAVKAITWSPHQCGLLASGGGTADRCIRFWNTINGNQLNHIDTGSQVCNLAWSKNVNEIVSTHGYSQNQIMVWKYPSMSKVATLTGHSLRVLYLAMSPDGQTIVTGAGDETLRFWNVFPSVKIPAAVKDTGVWSLGRTHIR, encoded by the exons atggaGCCGATAACTCAAAGAAGAAAGAGTGGAATTAACCTTCCATCTACAATGTCGGAAACCTCTCTTCGTCTTGATGCTTTTTCTTCTCCTCCCAGATCAAAGCGAACAACCAATTTGGCTTCATCGCCGATGTCAAACAGGTCACCTCGGACAATATCGAATCTGTCATCATCTCCGTCTTCTAAATCTGCAAGTTGCAGTGATAGATTCATTCCTTGTAGATCTTCTTCAAGGCTGCATACTTTTGGTCTGGTGGAGAAGGCGTCTCCGGTgaaagaaggaggaggaggaaacAATGATGCATATTCCAGGTTGTTGAAATCTGAGCTTTTTGGAGCTGATTTTAGTTGTTTCTCTTCTCCTGCAGGTACTAAGGGATGTGCTAATTCACCCATGAGTCCCAGTAAGAATATGCTCAGATTTAAAACTGAAAATTCTGGCCCTAATTCCCCTTCCGTTTTGGGGCATACAGATACTTCCCTCTCAAACGAAGTTTCTACCCCTCCTAAACCCCCTAGGAAAGTGCCTAAAACACCCCACAag GTTTTGGATGCACCATCACTTCAAGATGATTTCTATTTGAACCTAGTTGATTGGTCCTCGCAGAATATACTTGCTGTTGGGCTTGGAACTTGTGTTTATTTATGGACAGCTTCAAATAGTAGA GTGACAAAGTTGTGCGACTTAGGACCGACTGATAGTGTCTGCTCTGTCCAATGGACTAGGGAGGGGTCTTATATATCAATCGGTACAAGTCTTGGGCAAGTTCAGGTTTGGGATGGAACTCAATGCAAGAAGGTTAGAACATTTGGTGGACATCAAACAAGAACTGGAGTCCTTGCCTGGAGTTCGCGCATCCTATCTTCTGGTAGTAGAGACAGAAACATCCTTCAGCATGACGTTCGTGTTCCAAGTGACTTTGTTAGCAAATTTATCGGTCACAAGTCCGAG GTATGTGGATTGAAATGGTCTCATGATGATCGAGAACTTGCGTCAGGGGGAAATGACAATCAG CTGTTAGTGTGGAATCAGCGATCTCAGCAATCTGTTTTGAAGCTAACGGAGCATACTGCCGCTGTTAAGGCCATTACCTGGTCTCCTCATCAATGTGGCCTTCTGGCATCAGGAGGAGGAACAGCTGATCGATGTATTCGTTTTTGGAACACAATAAATGGCAATCAGTTGAACCATATTGATACAGGAAGCCAG GTATGCAATCTAGCGTGGAGTAAAAATGTAAATGAGATAGTTAGTACACATGGTTATTCCCAAAACCAAATCATGGTGTGGAAGTATCCATCAATGTCAAAG GTTGCTACTCTAACTGGCCATAGTCTGCGTGTCCTATATCTTGCCATGTCACCTGATGGCCAG ACAATAGTAACTGGAGCAGGAGATGAGACTCTCCGCTTTTGGAATGTATTTCCGTCAGTAAAAATTCCT GCAGCAGTGAAGGACACAGGAGTATGGTCTTTAGGCAGGACGCACATACGTTGA